In Lutra lutra chromosome 13, mLutLut1.2, whole genome shotgun sequence, one genomic interval encodes:
- the LOC125084035 gene encoding olfactory receptor 1J4-like, with translation MRRENKSSVPEFLLLGFPIQPEQQGVFFALFLGMYLTTVLGNLLIILLIRLDSRLHTPMYFFLSQLALSDISLSSIIVPKMLMNMQTQQQSIHYVGCISQMYFFILFGCLDNFLLAVMAYDRYVAICQPLHYTTVMRQELCISLIAGSWFFSCIHALLHTLLLVRLSFCADNTIPHFFCDITVLLKMSCSDIFLNELVIFTEGGVLFILPLSSILGSYVRIGTTVLRIPSTKGLFKAFSTCGSHLFVVSLYYGTLAGVYFFSTSWDFSDKDIIASVMYTVVTPMLNPFIYSLRNKDIKQALEHLLKRCL, from the coding sequence atgagaagggagaacaAGAGCAGCGTGCCTGAGTTCCTCCTCCTGGGGTTCCCCATCCAGCCAGAGCAGCAGGGAGTGTTCTTCGCCCTGTTCCTGGGCATGTACCTGACTACGGTGCTGGGGAACCTGCTCATCATTCTGCTCATCAGGCTGGACTCCCGCCTCCACACCCctatgtacttcttcctcagccAATTGGCCCTCTCTGATATTTCCCTTTCATCTATTATAGTTCCAAAGATGCTCATGAACATGCAGACTCAGCAACAATCCATTCACTATGTGGGGTGCATTTCTCAGAtgtattttttcatactttttggTTGTCTTGACAACTTCCTTCTTGCAGTGATGGCATACGACAGGTATGTGGCCATCTGTCAGCCACTCCACTACACCACTGTCATGAGGCAGGAACTGTGTATCTCATTAATAGCTGGGTCCTGGTTCTTCTCTTGCATTCATGCCCTGTTGCACACCCTGCTCTTGGTCCGATTATCCTTCTGTGCTGATAATACCATCCCCCACTTCTTCTGCGACATCACTGTGCTCCTGAAGATGAGCTGCTCAGACATCTTTCTCAATGAACTGGTCATCTTTACTGAAGGAGGAGTGCTTTTCATCCTGCCCTTGAGTAGTATCTTGGGCTCATATGTCCGCATAGGGACAACTGTCCTGAGGATCCCCTCTACTAAGGGACTCTTTAAAGCCTTTTCTACCTGTGGCTCCCAtctttttgtggtgtctttatatTATGGGACACTTGCAGGTGtttactttttctccacatcatggGACTTCAGTGACAAAGACATAATTGCTTCAGTCATGTATACAGTAGTTACCCCTATGCTGAACCCCTTCATCTATAGCCTGAGGAACAAAGATATAAAACAGGCCCTAGAA